In Rhododendron vialii isolate Sample 1 chromosome 9a, ASM3025357v1, the following are encoded in one genomic region:
- the LOC131300374 gene encoding uncharacterized protein LOC131300374 produces the protein MDSTSLSFIVKKLIMLIVVVTFLASIVFVVDGEAKTICQAKCEDVADCDGFCKRIGFDSGKCFPPLYQYCCCQGCVIWAFIDS, from the exons ATGGACTCtacatctctctctttcattgTGAAGAAACTTATTATGCTGATTGTGGTTGTTACATTTCTGGCTTCAATTG TGTTCGTCGTTGATGGAGAAGCCAAGACTATCTGCCAAGCGAAATGCGAAGATGTGGCAGATTGTGATGGATTTTGCAAGAGGATAGGCTTCGATTCTGGGAAATGTTTTCCACCACTTTACCAATACTGTTGCTGCCAAGGGTGCGTGATATGGGCTTTCATTGATAGCTAG
- the LOC131299576 gene encoding glycine-rich protein 23-like, with translation MFVIALVLLGHATARTVPSATTSVKNQEQTNTVTVPNALAAKGKGVKDKKCGVVFAGVGGAAGVGGVGVVPLGGVGGLGGLGGGAGGLGGLGGGSGLGGLGGLGGGSGLGGLGGGSGLGGLGGLGGGSGLGGVGGVGGTGGGVGGVGGGGVGGVAGGVLP, from the coding sequence ATGTTTGTGATTGCTCTTGTACTACTCGGACATGCCACAGCACGGACTGTGCCGAGTGCGACTACTAGTGTCAAAAATCAAGAGCAAACTAACACGGTGACCGTGCCTAATGCCCTTGCAGCTAAAGGGAAGGGGGTGAAGGACAAAAAGTGCGGCGTTGTCTTCGCCGGAGTTGGTGGCGCTGCCGGCGTTGGCGGTGTTGGAGTTGTTCCGCTCGGTGGAGTGGGTGGGCTTGGCGGGCTTGGTGGTGGTGCAGGCGGGCTTGGAGGACTTGGTGGTGGGAGTGGGCTCGGAGGACTTGGCGGGCTAGGTGGTGGGAGTGGGCTTGGTGGGCTAGGTGGTGGGAGTGGGCTTGGAGGGCTTGGTGGGCTAGGTGGTGGGAGTGGGCTTGGGGGAGTAGGCGGTGTCGGTGGCACTGGAGGCGGCGTGGgcggagttggtggtggtggtgtgggcGGAGTTGCTGGAGGAGTTTTGCCCTAG
- the LOC131300373 gene encoding uncharacterized protein LOC131300373 — MAGESSIREVQRLLEAITSSDVVESRVQLLTKLGESDVSDKSDLASLSASLTMFWEDFTCLDISQCMLNKTILHVAAKNIESDISGCLGHFLSLGIKASIWCGKHLNMTLMSIEESEEEEHCNLFFQLLLDLLSYSAACFSALARYPISDAKELMDVVEKCTFEQLNLAKISISEVKRMNAFGLEVLKVAQLVLEGVIRLCKVYSDSVNLDFVDARAENGGNSMDCEEADKANHVLSIIKSTVKLFCELGVLAANDGGSLVTLLNSSWKGVVTLLQLGKGAFATKLNVAEILQTLVSLATESLRCAAETWFSLLTEKVSVSEAKRIFLPVKFYLINAVRISSQYPCQAFSAYKEIALCVLIILTFRILLSKEELLKTASEVLVELLEPISFHLLNSLLNSAQLKQDDKFLILDWLFNENDLSFVAGNISNGNRTTKKDAMFSLSSGNMHGARMLLLGRVSLFVNLLKSASDLENDVRLGTARKLGWLLEVLVDEEVYSSCLTLQIPTPYGPGKAPEVAYQSMFFSILHALKTFMIGVSSSIVWSEMESFLLQNIFHPHFLCWEIVMELWCFLVRHAEVDMVNDIVEKLCALLTFVASSESVLVPFSGLRKIARSICMLLMHVPQPTLDQVYSTIVGSTRSQFSSIMLVALLMEGFPLNLLSHKMRSVATQRIVREYFQFMESFGDASSREYGSSEFGAPVFALSAALQSLQVSVSDIDMKTLRFLVAVIHRYRGTAENSTKHHYRKLLSETLGIISNVKHLYTSDGMEEVILELQNLFISGPAVSDAQLYQCKPNLATFMAGLGHTELAENDNSSGTKSSAVLELYHVLLGEQHWAFVHLAMETFGYFAARTSCSQLWRFIPQNAALSFDLDLGNEANEERFLAELKVFLEKERALLTMTPCSDEFQLLVKEGQILKQTIQKYQNTDLGAVGCENMGSDDDNQASKRRKLPDGIMQGVELLQSGLKVIGGGIPHLEQNHFDRAELHDKFLTHFSHLEEVIEQLVGLAGSV; from the exons atgGCGGGAGAGAGCTCGATCAGAGAGGTGCAGAGACTGCTAGAAGCCATTACATCTTCAGAT GTTGTTGAGAGCCGTGTACAACTGCTTACAAAACTTGGGGAGTCAGATGTATCTGACAAATCTGATTTGGCTTCTCTTAGTGCATCCCTCACA ATGTTCTGGGAAGATTTTACATGTTTGGACATCTCTCAGTGCATGTTAAACAAAACTATTTTGCATGTAGCTGCAAAAAACATAGAATCAGACATATCAGGATGCCTGGGGCACTTTCTTTCCCTTGGGATCAAG GCAAGCATATGGTGTGGAAAGCATTTGAACATGACACTCATGTCAATTGAGGAGTCCGAAGAAGAAGAGCATTGCAACCTCTTTTTTCAG tTGCTCTTGGATCTGTTGAGCTACTCTGCTGCTTGTTTTTCAGCTTTGGCAAGATATCCTATTTCAGATGCCAAGGAGTTGATGGATGTCGTTGAGAAATGCACCTTTGAACAGTTAAATCTAGCAAAAATTTCGATATCAGAGGTCAAG AGAATGAACGCATTTGGTTTAGAAGTACTGAAGGTGGCACAGCTAGTACTTGAGGGTGTCATACGGCTATGTAAGGTGTATTCCGATTCTGTAAACTTGGATTTCGTTGATGCAAGAGCTGAGAATGGTGGAAACAGCATGGATTGTGAAGAGGCTGATAAAGCGAATCATGTTCTCAGTATAATAAAAAGCACTGTGAAACTATTTTGCGAATTGGGAGTCCTTGCTGCTAATGATGGTGGGAGTCTTGTCACGCTGCTGAATTCGTCATGGAAAGGTGTGGTTACGTTGCTTCAGCTTGGCAAAGGGGCTTTTGCAACAAAGTTGAATGTGGCAGAGATTCTGCAGACACTAGTTTCACTTGCAACTGAGTCTTTGAGATGTGCGGCTGAAACTTGGTTTTCTTTGCTGACGGAAAAAGTTTCAGTGTCAGAAGCTAAAAGGATATTTCTTCCAGTAAAATTTTATCTGATTAATGCTGTAAGAATATCCTCCCAATATCCATGCCAGGCTTTTTCAGCATACAAGGAGATAGCACTGTGCGTCTTGATTATCTTGACATTTAGAATCTTACTGAGTAAAGAAGAACTTCTGAAAACTGCAAGCGAAGTCTTGGTGGAACTTTTGGAGCCAATATCTTTCCATTTACTTAATTCTTTACTAAACTCCGCGCAACTGAAACAGGACGACAAGTTCCTCATTCTCGATTGGTTGTTTAATGAAAATGATTTAAGCTTTGTCGCTGGAAATATAAGCAATGGGAATAGGACCACTAAAAAGGATGCAATGTTCTCCCTAAGTAGCGGCAATATGCATGGGGCAAGAATGTTACTGCTCGGTCGGGTTTCGTTATTTGTTAACCTTCTTAAAAGTGCTTCCGATCTTGAAAATGATGTGAGACTGGGGACCGCCAGAAAACTTGGGTGGCTTTTGGAGGTTTTAGTTGATGAAGAGGTATATTCTTCTTGTCTTACCCTACAAATCCCTACACCATATGGTCCTGGTAAAGCCCCAGAAGTGGCTTATCAGTCTATGTTCTTTTCTATTCTACATGCACTGAAAACCTTCATGATTGGTGTCTCTTCAAGTATAGTTTGGAGCGAAATGGAGTCGTTTCTGCTCCAAAATATCTTCCATCCTCATTTCCTTTGTTGGGAAATTGTAATGGAACTTTGGTGCTTTCTGGTGCGTCATGCTGAGGTAGACATGGTAAATGATATTGTTGAAAAACTTTGCGCATTATTGACTTTTGTGGCATCTTCAGAATCAGTTCTTGTTCCTTTTAGTGGTCTACGAAAGATTGCAAGATCAATTTGCATGCTTCTTATGCATGTTCCACAGCCTACACTGGATCAAGTCTACAGTACAATTGTTGGCAGTACCAGATCTCAGTTTTCATCCATTATGTTAGTGGCCTTGCTTATGGAGGGATTCCCTCTGAATTTGCTTTCACACAAGATGAGAAGTGTTGCTACACAGAGGATCGTAAGAGAGTATTTTCAGTTCATGGAAAGCTTTGGTGATGCATCATCGAGAGAGTATGGTTCTAGTGAGTTTGGGGCACCAGTCTTCGCACTGTCTGCTGCCCTGCAGTCTCT CCAGGTCAGCGTATCTGACATTGACATGAAGACCCTCAGATTTTTAGTTGCTGTTATTCATAGATACAGAGGGACAGCAGAAAACTCAACGAAACATCACTACCGCAAGCTTCTGAGCGAAACTTTAGGTATCATCTCGAACGTGAAGCATTTATACACATCTGATGGGATGGAAGAAGTCATTTTGGAGCTTCAAAACCTATTCATCTCGGGGCCAGCAGTTTCAGACGCTCAATTATACCAATGTAAACCAAATCTCGCCACTTTCATGGCCGGCCTTGGTCACACTGAATTGGCAGAAAATGATAATAGTAGTGGTACAAAGAGTTCAGCTGTGTTGGAGTTGTATCACGTGCTATTGGGCGAGCAGCACTGGGCATTTGTTCATTTGGCAATGGAAACATTCGGGTATTTTGCTGCGCGTACTTCTTGCAGTCAGCTGTGGAGATTCATACCTCAAAATGCTGCTCTTTCTTTTGATCTGGATTTGGGTAACGAGGCAAATGAGGAGAGGTTTTTGGCTGAGTTGAAAGTATTTCTGGAGAAGGAAAGAGCTCTTCTAACTATGACACCTTGCTCTGATGAGTTTCAGTTGCTTGTAAAGGAAGGTCAGATTCTAAAACAAACGAttcaaaaatatcaaaacactGATCTAGGGGCTGTGGGATGTGAAAATATGGGTAGCGATGATGATAATCAAGCCAGTAAAAGAAGGAAACTTCCTGATGGAATTATGCAGGGTGTGGAATTGCTGCAGAGCGGTTTGAAAGTTATCGGCGGTGGTATTCCTCATTTGGAGCAAAATCATTTTGATCGCGCTGAACTTCATGACAAATTCTTGACTCACTTCTCGCACCTTGAAGAAGTGATTGAACAATTGGTCGGCTTAGCCGGTAGTGTGTAA